One genomic segment of Acanthochromis polyacanthus isolate Apoly-LR-REF ecotype Palm Island chromosome 9, KAUST_Apoly_ChrSc, whole genome shotgun sequence includes these proteins:
- the abhd4 gene encoding (Lyso)-N-acylphosphatidylethanolamine lipase, whose amino-acid sequence MNVWFIVLYLTIVTGLCQPMEPAATTAPMQTDGETQSNSVCNWRPSWRPTSMSLLKTAESRILACIQNDLWARFVTLQSQDRIWTLTVTNKTIHKPAEEAPKTPLVMVHGFGGGVGLWIRNLDALSRSRPVHAFDLLGFGRSSRPVFSSDAVKAEEQFIDSIEQWRQSVGLENMILLGHSLGGYLATSYAIQYPSRVSHLILVDPWGFPERPKTHPQTQDQDDQGQAKRPVPPRWLKPIISVVSLFNPLAVIRAAGPWGPGLVNRFRPDFKRKFEDLFDDDTMTEYIYHCNAQTPSGEVGFRAMAASLGWAKNPMLERVDQLSPSIPVTMLYGAQSWVDSSSGNRVAEIRGQANTRVLLINQASHHVYADQPEQFNKVVENICKTVN is encoded by the exons ATGAACGTGTGGTTCATCGTACTTTATTTGACTATAGTAACCGGACTATGCCAACCAATGGAACCTGCTGCAACCACAGCTCCCATGCAGACCGACGGTGAAACACA GTCAAATTCAGTCTGCAACTGGCGGCCTTCCTGGCGTCCAACCTCAATGTCTCTTTTGAAGACAGCAGAGTCCAGGATTCTCGCCT GCATTCAGAATGACCTGTGGGCCAGGTTTGTGACCCTACAAAGCCAAGACCGAATATGGACCCTGACTGTCACCAACAAGACAATTCACAAACCTGCAGAAGAAG CACCTAAGACTCCTCTTGTGATGGTCCACGGCTTTGGAGGAGGGGTAGGACTGTGGATCAGGAACCTGGACGCCCTGAGTCGGTCGCGGCCTGTCCATGCCTTCGACCTGTTGGGCTTTGGCAGGAGCTCCAGGCCTGTTTTCTCCTCCGATGCCGTCAAGGCAGAGGAGCAGTTCATCGACTCCATTGAGCAGTGGAGGCAGTCTGTCGGTCTGGAGAACATGATTCTGTTGGGACACAGTCTGGGGGGATACCTGGCAACTTCCTATGCTATTCAGTACCCTTCTAG AGTGTCGCACCTCATCCTGGTAGATCCCTGGGGTTTCCCTGAGCGACCCAAGACACATCCCCAGACTCAGGACCAGGATGATCAGGGTCAGGCGAAGAGGCCAGTTCCTCCCCGCTGGTTGAAACCTATTATATCGGTAGTTTCGCTCTTCAACCCGCTGGCTGTGATCAGAGCAGCAGGTCCATGGG GTCCGGGGTTGGTGAACAGATTCCGTCCTGATTTCAAGAGGAAATTTGAAGATCTGTTTGATGATGACACCATGACGGAGTACATATACCACTGTAATGCACAAACCCCAAG TGGAGAGGTGGGCTTCCGGGCCATGGCCGCCTCTCTGGGTTGGGCTAAGAATCCGATGCTGGAGCGTGTCGATCAGCTGTCCCCCTCCATTCCCGTCACCATGCTGTATGGAGCACAGTCCTGGGTGGACAGCTCATCTGGGAACAGAGTGGCAGAGATTCGGGGTCAGGCCAACACCAGAGTGCTG CTGATAAATCAAGCTTCTCACCACGTCTATGCTGATCAACCAGAACAATTCAACAAAGTGGTCGAAAATATATGTAAAACCGTTAACTGA
- the dad1 gene encoding dolichyl-diphosphooligosaccharide--protein glycosyltransferase subunit DAD1, translating to MSNSVISVISRFLEEYTTTTPNKLKVVDAYLLYILLTGALQFLYCLLVGTFPFNSFLSGFISCVGSFILAVCLRIQINPQNKGEFLSISPERAFADFLFAHTVLHLVVMNFIG from the exons ATGTCGAACTCAGTCATATCTGTTATTTCTCGGTTTCTGGAGGAGTACACCACCACGACGCCCAACAAGCTGAAGGTGGTGGACGCGTATTTGCTGTACATCTTGCTAACAGGAGCGCTGCAGTTCCTCTACTGTCTCCTCGTCGGCACCTTCCCATTCAATAGCTTTCTGTCGGGCTTCATCTCATGTGTGGGCTCCTTCATTCTCGCAG tgtGTCTTCGTATTCAGATCAACCCACAGAACAAAGGAGAGTTCCTGTCCATCTCCCCAGAGAGAGCCTTCgctgacttcctgtttgctCACACAGTCCTGCATCTTGTTGTGATGAACTTCATTGGCTGA
- the pigr gene encoding polymeric immunoglobulin receptor isoform X2 gives MLQLYILTLGLLPWIPASLCVVKTEEEFAVLEGQSLTIPCHYEPQYASHVKYWCQGRTKEFCTTLARTDDTSSDKVSIFDDPTQQVFTVTMKNLKEGDSGWYICGVEIGNMWKADDITFTNIKVIHGMSVPHSRVSGEEGSSVTVECLYSERYRESEKKWCRSGDWSSCLTGSGGSNEDTSVAISDDRTGAFTITLKKLQMRDTGWYLCSAGQQQIAVHVQVTPRTTTAVSITSPPAPQQSVLYLPPPKAIAKESWSSHGRMLEPILVCSSLMLLVGLVILGRKLWKLHKVDPVLRQVKDIKARFNEYPGDVGDLQSTTVVFINKDSQDVY, from the exons ATGCTGCAGCTGTACATACTCACCCTCGGCTTGTTACCATGGATCCCAG CCTCCCTGTGCGTGGTAAAAACCGAGGAGGAGTTTGCAGTCCTAGAGGGTCAATCTCTCACCATCCCGTGTCATTACGAGCCCCAGTATGCCAGCCATGTAAAGTACTGGTGCCAGGGGAGAACCAAAGAATTCTGCACCACCTTAGCTCGAACCGATGACACCAGTTCGGACAAAGTGAGTATTTTCGATGACCCGACCCAGCAGGTGTTCACAGTGACCATGAAGAACCTGAAGGAGGGGGACTCGGGGTGGTACATATGCGGCGTGGAGATAGGCAACATGTGGAAGGCTGATGACATCACTTTCACCAACATCAAGGTCATTCATG GTATGTCAGTCCCGCACAGCAGAGTGAGTGGGGAGGAGGGAAGCAGTGTCACAGTTGAATGCCTCTACAGCGAGAGATACAG AGAAAGTGAGAAGAAGTGGTGTCGGAGCGGAGATTGGAGCTCCTGCCTGACAGGTTCTGGGGGGAGCAATGAAGACACTTCAGTGGCCATCAGCGATGACAGAACTGGGGCTTTCACTATAACCTTAAAGAAGCTGCAGATGAGAGATACTGGCTGGTACTTGTGCTCTGCAGGGCAGCAGCAGATAGCCGTGCATGTGCAGGTCACACCACGGACCACTACTG CAGTGTCCATAACCTCCCCACCTGCACCGCAGCAGTCTGTGCTGTACCTGCCTCCACCCAAAGCCATCGCTAAGGAGTCCTGGAGCAGCCACGG tcGCATGCTGGAGCCTATTTTGGTGTGTTCATCCCTGATGCTCCTTGTGGGTTTGGTTATTCTAGGAAGAAAGTTGTGGAAACTGCACA AGGTGGATCCTGTGCTAAGACAAGTTAAGGACATTAAAGCGAGATTCAAT GAGTATCCGGGGGATGTAGGTGACTTGCAAAGTACTACGGTTGTTTTCATTAACAAGGATTCCCAGGACGTATACTGA
- the pigr gene encoding polymeric immunoglobulin receptor isoform X1: MLQLYILTLGLLPWIPASLCVVKTEEEFAVLEGQSLTIPCHYEPQYASHVKYWCQGRTKEFCTTLARTDDTSSDKVSIFDDPTQQVFTVTMKNLKEGDSGWYICGVEIGNMWKADDITFTNIKVIHGMSVPHSRVSGEEGSSVTVECLYSERYRESEKKWCRSGDWSSCLTGSGGSNEDTSVAISDDRTGAFTITLKKLQMRDTGWYLCSAGQQQIAVHVQVTPRTTTAAVSITSPPAPQQSVLYLPPPKAIAKESWSSHGRMLEPILVCSSLMLLVGLVILGRKLWKLHKVDPVLRQVKDIKARFNEYPGDVGDLQSTTVVFINKDSQDVY; encoded by the exons ATGCTGCAGCTGTACATACTCACCCTCGGCTTGTTACCATGGATCCCAG CCTCCCTGTGCGTGGTAAAAACCGAGGAGGAGTTTGCAGTCCTAGAGGGTCAATCTCTCACCATCCCGTGTCATTACGAGCCCCAGTATGCCAGCCATGTAAAGTACTGGTGCCAGGGGAGAACCAAAGAATTCTGCACCACCTTAGCTCGAACCGATGACACCAGTTCGGACAAAGTGAGTATTTTCGATGACCCGACCCAGCAGGTGTTCACAGTGACCATGAAGAACCTGAAGGAGGGGGACTCGGGGTGGTACATATGCGGCGTGGAGATAGGCAACATGTGGAAGGCTGATGACATCACTTTCACCAACATCAAGGTCATTCATG GTATGTCAGTCCCGCACAGCAGAGTGAGTGGGGAGGAGGGAAGCAGTGTCACAGTTGAATGCCTCTACAGCGAGAGATACAG AGAAAGTGAGAAGAAGTGGTGTCGGAGCGGAGATTGGAGCTCCTGCCTGACAGGTTCTGGGGGGAGCAATGAAGACACTTCAGTGGCCATCAGCGATGACAGAACTGGGGCTTTCACTATAACCTTAAAGAAGCTGCAGATGAGAGATACTGGCTGGTACTTGTGCTCTGCAGGGCAGCAGCAGATAGCCGTGCATGTGCAGGTCACACCACGGACCACTACTG CAGCAGTGTCCATAACCTCCCCACCTGCACCGCAGCAGTCTGTGCTGTACCTGCCTCCACCCAAAGCCATCGCTAAGGAGTCCTGGAGCAGCCACGG tcGCATGCTGGAGCCTATTTTGGTGTGTTCATCCCTGATGCTCCTTGTGGGTTTGGTTATTCTAGGAAGAAAGTTGTGGAAACTGCACA AGGTGGATCCTGTGCTAAGACAAGTTAAGGACATTAAAGCGAGATTCAAT GAGTATCCGGGGGATGTAGGTGACTTGCAAAGTACTACGGTTGTTTTCATTAACAAGGATTCCCAGGACGTATACTGA